In Trifolium pratense cultivar HEN17-A07 linkage group LG7, ARS_RC_1.1, whole genome shotgun sequence, a genomic segment contains:
- the LOC123899979 gene encoding uncharacterized protein LOC123899979, with protein sequence MERSEKPNPTKPNPKALRAYERLMHHRKVLTKPDTDEEEPFDHDLMEFLEEVHRPKDEIPVGMAADTFLMHQMILNGEMDISAARKEELLASLIEARKSSQEKQLLQAEIKNTGQSLHPQ encoded by the exons ATGGAACGTTCCGAGAAGCCGAATCCTACCAAGCCGAATCCCAAAGCGCTACGTG CCTATGAGAGGCTGATGCATCACAGAAAAGTCTTAACAAAGCCTGATACTGACGAGGAAGAACCTTTTGACCATGACCTAATGG AATTTTTGGAGGAAGTGCACCGTCCAAAGGATGAAATACCAGTGGGCATGGCTGCTGACACGTTCCTTATGCACCAGATGATACTTAACGGTGAAATG GATATCAGCGCCGCCAGGAAAGAGGAGTTGCTTGCTTCCCTAATTGAAGCTCGTAAGTCTTCACAGGAGAAGCAATTGCTGCAGGCTGAGATCAAAAATACAGGACAGTCACTTCACCCACAGTAG